A single window of Mycobacterium sp. ITM-2016-00318 DNA harbors:
- a CDS encoding helix-turn-helix domain-containing protein produces MKVAREVFSKRGYDGTTLREVAQRAGLSRPTVNYHFEDKRAMYHEAIKATYTEVVVPAIDRAAQETGLARQVSVLIRTAGDAIAQDRSVAAFLWTSAAECQRRPELRDPDHCPVTITRRFLIWAVNDAVDRGELSSSAARVNPLVDTLAAMLAGVGFFAAFVGTPQQIRAVVTEVEELLTAKTWPTE; encoded by the coding sequence GTGAAGGTTGCGCGGGAGGTCTTCAGCAAACGAGGCTACGACGGCACCACTTTGCGGGAGGTGGCCCAGCGGGCGGGCCTCTCGCGCCCGACGGTGAATTATCACTTCGAAGACAAACGCGCGATGTATCACGAGGCAATCAAGGCCACCTACACCGAGGTCGTGGTGCCCGCGATCGACCGCGCGGCGCAGGAGACCGGTCTTGCACGCCAGGTGTCGGTTCTCATAAGAACGGCCGGCGACGCGATAGCTCAGGACAGGTCTGTCGCGGCGTTTTTGTGGACCTCGGCTGCTGAGTGCCAGCGCCGCCCCGAACTACGCGATCCTGACCATTGCCCCGTGACCATCACCCGGCGGTTCTTAATCTGGGCTGTGAATGACGCGGTGGACCGCGGTGAGCTTTCCTCCTCGGCCGCTCGAGTAAATCCGTTGGTTGACACCCTCGCCGCGATGCTGGCGGGCGTGGGATTCTTCGCCGCCTTCGTTGGTACCCCGCAGCAGATACGTGCCGTCGTTACTGAAGTTGAGGAGTTGTTGACCGCCAAGACGTGGCCGACCGAATGA
- a CDS encoding DUF2165 domain-containing protein has protein sequence MNSSKRIDGAGRSQPRWLAIGSLFTVGGVLVGLNALFILLVAFGNITDFATNQSFVQHVLSMDTANFGAPVGQGLDPEVMWHAVESRPLQNAAYIGIIAWELLAGLALGAATILWFVRSVRSRTRARALATIGLTMIVVQFVGGFLAIGGEWFQMWRSSDWNGSEAAFRSAVIALFALVVAHLPAATEHGSDGFYAHTGDG, from the coding sequence ATGAACTCTTCGAAGAGAATCGACGGCGCTGGGCGCTCGCAGCCGCGTTGGCTAGCCATCGGTAGCTTGTTCACTGTCGGTGGGGTTCTCGTCGGGCTGAACGCGCTCTTCATCCTGTTGGTCGCGTTCGGAAACATCACCGATTTTGCGACGAATCAGTCATTCGTCCAACACGTTCTCTCGATGGACACGGCGAACTTCGGTGCGCCGGTGGGCCAGGGACTCGATCCGGAGGTGATGTGGCACGCGGTCGAGTCCCGTCCGCTTCAGAATGCCGCATACATCGGGATCATTGCGTGGGAACTGCTTGCCGGCTTGGCTCTAGGGGCAGCGACCATCTTGTGGTTCGTCCGTTCCGTGCGCAGTCGGACCCGGGCACGCGCGCTGGCGACAATCGGACTGACGATGATTGTCGTGCAGTTCGTAGGCGGCTTTCTCGCCATCGGCGGCGAATGGTTTCAAATGTGGCGTTCGTCGGATTGGAATGGGTCCGAAGCCGCATTTCGCAGTGCCGTCATAGCGCTGTTCGCGCTGGTTGTCGCCCACCTCCCTGCCGCAACGGAACACGGCTCCGATGGCTTCTACGCTCATACCGGCGACGGATGA